ATCTTAAACACATGTTTATTTGAATCCAGCAGCCGAATATTTTGCGCCATAAATAGGCAAAGACggtgtcaaaattttatcaatgtgctaatcgttgaaaacaaaaatgaataaatgagtaaataaataaataaaaataatttcaaatatatCCGTTTTAATGACAATATAAACCCCCTACAATCTTACTTCAGTAAAAACGATAAAGTTTGTGAACATTTCATCTTCGAACTGATACAGTTCATGAATACACACGCACGgattattataattattcatGTGGAGTTGAATACGTAAATACCAGAATGGAACCAAGAATAGTGCGTAAACGAAAcatcagtaaaaatggtaacaaaacaaataataaaaaaatttttgtacaaaaaatgcaGCGTTTCTTTTGgaagattttaaaatcaacatgTAAGTAAAAAGGTAATATACCGTAAGgctcaattttcattcattcttaTGTATACATATATACTCATAAGTTAGGTACGTATTTAAACGATTACGAAGCTGGCGTAATGCAATTTATACATTTGCTCGTTTCCTTATAacttaaaaattgactattttttttatcgcttaaccataaattattttattcattgaaaAGCTCTTCAAGCCTTAAAAAGCTGCTCTAGCGTTTCTCGGTATTCGTTTGATGTACAATACTGAAAGCTCGAAATTAAATTATGTATAATAATAAGTATATCATCATTAAAATGTATGTATAAAATGTATGGCATATCGTTTCAAAATGACTCGTcatatctgaaaaaatttacaaatgagGTAGACAATGCCCAAAAACTTATTACgataaaaacgaataaattaaatttaatcaaCGAAAGTTTCAACACagcgaacaaaaaattgaaaatgaaaatggtaaCCAATAAACCGAAACCAGAAACAATAAGAAAGGAATGATACTTTCAAGTGTCGTCGTTATTAAACGAAGCAGGGCATGAAGGATGAGTATAAGCGGACTGCATGGAGGACGGAGgcttaaaagtgaaaaaaatcatcaatagtACAGATATAAACAGAAGTGTTAATAAAACAGTTATCACATTTTGTCGATATGATATATCCTTGGACAATTGTTTATTGCACTCGCACATTTGATACATCTGAAAATTAGTTTCATAATTAGAGAATATAATTAATCCATTAGCAATTTACCTAAGTGGGATTGAaatacaatttcataaaatattactAACCATCAtcttgagattttcaattttatcgacGAGATCTTCCGGTATTACGGAACTGGGAATGTTTCCATTAGGTGGCAAGGATGCTGGCAAAGGTTGCACCACAGAACATCTTAAACGATGCTGctcgattttgacattttctgaTTGCTGAGGAAAAATAACGCATTTTTAAAGACTTTTCTTGTGAAAGAAGGAATCATCCAAATCATAAAGCATCCAAAAAGCTTACTTTCCAAATATCGAAAATTTCTTGCGGCGTTGCATCTTCTTTGCCGCCAACTACTGCCATTAAGAGGAACTTATCTCTTGCAATTGATTCAATTTGATAACCATTCTGTAAAACGACGGTAATTTTGGCAGATACGCCTTGCTGCAGAAATCCCGAATTAGGACGCACTCTAAACCGATCTGGAGACGTGGTTTTAATCTaagatatgaaaaattatttatgaataCAGATCATcagacgaattaaaaaatacctacattccataaatttaatttatgtacttaccttaTAAAGTACATTCTTATTACTAATATTTTCGACGTTTATGGAACCGACAAATTCAGTTCCATTCCAATTGAAATGCACCGTGTCCGGGTGTATTAcccttatcaaaaaaaaacctgtaattataaatatatttttaaaaatacataggtacatcgagaaaaatttaaactcaCTTTAATATTTACCTGAAGATGAAAAATCTTCCGATTTCATATCTCGAAATGAACTAGAAATAGGCGAACTTTCGGAAGATGATGAATGATTCAACGCGAAATGAACCTAAAACAGCAACGACGCGGTTGTTCAGTCAAATAAACGCAATTAACTAAATATTGATCGTACAGGTAAGCTACTCAAAgtaattgaaattacaaatagtAGAAATAATTAATTCATTAGAACGCAGATAATCAAACGTTACCAATGGTAAAACTGAATCAGTGACAGTAATTCAGTGGTCAACATTCTATTGAATGATGCTATTAGCATATACATACTCCACCAATACTCACTAACAAGGCGAGAGATTACGACACGCTGTAATACTTCAAAACTAAAcgtcgaacaattttttttgtttcgttacGTTCAATGTTGCGTCTATTTTCTCCGACACTGATAAAacgctgataatttttttcctgcaaatttttcgtttgaagGTTTGAATTTAAGTTACTTTATTTGTAACCTATCAATCCGAAGAATCGAACGAGGTGTTTATCATCGTAATTGCATTCAGCACCGAACAAATTACAATTATAACTGAAGAAACCGCGATATGACTAGTTCATGAGTAATGTATTTGGACTCATACCGACGGTTAGATAAGGTATTATGTATACGTACGTTAATTCAAAGCTTTTTCCATTTGTTCccggtttaaaaatttaaatagcattttgcagttatttttttcttttttcttttgtattttttaatccctcgcaatttcagtttttcaacaaatagaCGTTTGAATTCCATTTAGCCTCTAATATGAAACTGGTTGGGATAGATAGAGGGACGAAACACTGAAATGAATCTGTACATTCTTCAACTCGTCATTCCATAAGTCGTATCGTCAAAATTCACAAATGGAAGATCCTGACATTATTCTATAAATAAGAAGAGTACTACTTAcagtcttttttttaatttcttccgTTTTACATACTGTTGACAGCTCAATTCTAACCTCCGGAACGAATGAAAAAGTGTATTCGTCTTCTCCTCCCCAACTAACGAGCATTTTATTAGGATTGACGTATTCCTTAATAGTAGCtttatttagaaatttaattttttgcacagCTCTCCCGGGAAGCCAagatttaattattttgaacgCAGCTGCACAGAAAACATAGAAACGATACATAATCTCGAAGGTAATATCAATAATTACACGCAAATATATTTAATATTATGGATGatcaaattgattcattatCTATACTCGACATGACTGACATCTTACCATTTAACACCCAAGGCATTTCGAATATCAAAATGTAGTTTATAAAGGAAGGATAATATTGCTTGTTTAAATTGAt
The sequence above is a segment of the Planococcus citri chromosome 3, ihPlaCitr1.1, whole genome shotgun sequence genome. Coding sequences within it:
- the LOC135839684 gene encoding motile sperm domain-containing protein 2-like; translated protein: MQKSPEAVEELRKLFFDKLKVESENKSNFFHPLDIERIRSNETWVNRFLTHHEGDINEALNMIWETCEWRKNKKVNEINEQNVKLEYLKDGSLFPYGCDKDEKTMLVFKYKMHFKCQKDFEELKRCLIYWFERLERQTNHDQITIFFDMMDSGLSNMDMEFSKYIINLNKQYYPSFINYILIFEMPWVLNAAFKIIKSWLPGRAVQKIKFLNKATIKEYVNPNKMLVSWGGEDEYTFSFVPEVRIELSTVCKTEEIKKKTVHFALNHSSSSESSPISSSFRDMKSEDFSSSGFFLIRVIHPDTVHFNWNGTEFVGSINVENISNKNVLYKIKTTSPDRFRVRPNSGFLQQGVSAKITVVLQNGYQIESIARDKFLLMAVVGGKEDATPQEIFDIWKQSENVKIEQHRLRCSVVQPLPASLPPNGNIPSSVIPEDLVDKIENLKMMMYQMCECNKQLSKDISYRQNVITVLLTLLFISVLLMIFFTFKPPSSMQSAYTHPSCPASFNNDDT